In one window of Nakamurella sp. PAMC28650 DNA:
- the argF gene encoding ornithine carbamoyltransferase: MIRHYLRDDDVSPAELIALLDLADAYKADRYGFTPLAGKAVAAVFEKNSTRTRLSFEVGISQLGGQPVIVDGRTSQLGREETIEDTSRVLSRYVDAVAIRTFAQRRINALASVSTVPVINALTDEFHPCQVLADLQTIRERFGRLKGLTLTYLGDGANNMSHSLMLGGANAGLHVRISSPVGFDPQQDVLLAAKERAALTGGTIELITDPGVAVAGADVLVTDTWTSMGQENDGLDRVGPFRPYQINRELLSSANTGSIVLHCLPAHRGWEITDEVLDGPHSAVWDEAENRLHAQKALLAFLVGLAAADAAGHAAADHAAAV; encoded by the coding sequence ATGATCAGGCACTACCTCAGGGACGACGACGTCTCCCCGGCCGAGCTGATCGCCCTACTCGACCTGGCGGACGCCTACAAGGCCGACCGGTACGGGTTCACACCCCTCGCGGGCAAGGCGGTTGCGGCCGTGTTCGAGAAGAACTCCACCCGTACCAGGTTGTCGTTCGAGGTGGGCATCAGCCAGCTCGGGGGTCAACCGGTGATCGTCGACGGCCGGACTTCGCAGCTCGGCCGGGAGGAAACCATCGAGGACACGTCCCGCGTGCTGTCGCGCTACGTCGACGCCGTCGCCATCCGGACGTTCGCGCAGCGGCGGATCAATGCCCTGGCCAGCGTTTCCACCGTCCCGGTGATCAACGCGCTGACCGATGAGTTCCACCCCTGCCAGGTGCTGGCCGACCTGCAGACCATCCGCGAGCGGTTCGGACGCCTGAAAGGTCTGACGCTGACCTACCTCGGGGACGGAGCCAACAACATGTCGCACTCGCTCATGCTGGGCGGCGCGAATGCCGGTCTGCACGTGCGGATCTCGTCCCCGGTCGGGTTCGACCCGCAGCAGGACGTCCTGCTGGCGGCCAAGGAACGCGCGGCGCTCACCGGCGGCACGATCGAGTTGATCACGGACCCGGGGGTCGCAGTCGCCGGGGCCGACGTCCTGGTGACCGACACCTGGACCTCGATGGGTCAGGAGAACGACGGACTCGATCGGGTGGGGCCCTTCCGCCCCTACCAGATCAACCGAGAACTGTTGAGCAGCGCCAACACCGGCTCGATCGTGCTCCACTGCCTCCCGGCGCACCGCGGCTGGGAGATCACCGACGAGGTGCTCGACGGACCGCACTCCGCCGTCTGGGACGAGGCCGAGAATCGTTTGCATGCGCAGAAGGCTCTGCTGGCATTCCTGGTCGGGCTGGCCGCGGCCGACGCCGCAGGCCACGCTGCCGCAGACCACGCCGCCGCGGTCTGA
- the argH gene encoding argininosuccinate lyase, protein MAALSKSTQFDWRLAQYDISGSRAHARVLHHAGLLTEAELDGMLSALTVLSVDVADGSFTPNEDDEDVHTALERGLLDRAGSELGGKLRAGRSRNDQVATLYRLYLRDGARRVVRLLLDLQEAFLQQADRHAGVAMPGRTHFQHAQPVLLAHHLAAHAQALVRDIDRIRDWDRRASVSPYGSGALAGSSLGLDPEAVAKELGLDSASANSIDGTASRDFAAELAFCFAMIGVDLSRWAEEVVIFTTAEFGYARLDDAFATGSSIMPQKKNPDIAELTRGKSGRLIGNLTGLLATLKGLPLAYNRDLQEDKEPLIDSLEQLEVLLPALTGLTATLTFDAERLTSMAGAGFSLATDIAEWLVKQGVPFRVAHEAAGECVSLAEATNRELDALTDAEFAAISPELTPGVRAVLTVEGSMASRDGVGGTAPIRVAEQLDALRAVIAADREWLARP, encoded by the coding sequence ATGGCCGCGCTGTCGAAGTCGACCCAGTTCGACTGGCGGCTGGCGCAGTACGACATCTCCGGGTCCAGGGCCCACGCCCGCGTGCTGCACCACGCCGGGCTGCTCACCGAGGCCGAGCTGGACGGCATGCTGTCCGCGCTGACGGTGCTCTCCGTCGACGTCGCCGACGGGTCGTTCACGCCGAACGAGGACGACGAAGACGTCCACACCGCACTCGAACGCGGGCTGCTCGACCGTGCGGGCAGCGAACTCGGGGGAAAGCTGCGGGCCGGCCGGTCCCGCAACGACCAGGTCGCCACGCTGTACCGGCTTTACCTGCGGGACGGTGCCCGCCGGGTGGTGCGACTGCTGCTGGACCTGCAGGAGGCATTCCTGCAGCAGGCCGACCGTCATGCCGGGGTGGCGATGCCCGGCCGCACGCACTTCCAGCACGCCCAACCGGTGCTGCTCGCGCACCACCTGGCGGCCCACGCGCAGGCCCTGGTGCGCGACATCGACCGCATCCGCGACTGGGATCGCCGGGCCTCGGTCTCCCCCTACGGCTCGGGGGCGTTGGCCGGGTCCTCCCTCGGCCTCGACCCGGAGGCGGTCGCGAAGGAACTCGGCCTCGACTCCGCCTCGGCGAACTCCATCGACGGCACCGCCTCCCGCGACTTCGCCGCCGAGCTGGCCTTCTGCTTCGCGATGATCGGCGTCGACCTGTCGCGCTGGGCCGAGGAGGTCGTCATCTTCACGACCGCAGAATTCGGCTACGCACGGCTGGACGACGCCTTCGCGACCGGATCCTCGATCATGCCGCAGAAGAAGAACCCGGACATCGCGGAGCTGACGCGCGGAAAGTCGGGTCGCCTGATCGGCAACCTGACCGGTCTGCTGGCCACCCTCAAGGGCCTTCCGCTGGCGTACAACCGGGACCTGCAGGAGGACAAGGAACCGCTGATCGACTCGCTCGAGCAGCTGGAGGTGCTGCTGCCGGCATTGACCGGACTCACCGCCACCCTGACGTTCGACGCCGAGCGTTTGACCTCGATGGCCGGCGCCGGTTTCTCGCTGGCCACCGACATCGCGGAGTGGCTGGTCAAGCAGGGTGTGCCGTTCCGCGTCGCGCACGAGGCGGCCGGCGAGTGCGTCTCCCTGGCCGAGGCCACGAACCGCGAGCTGGACGCGCTGACCGACGCAGAGTTCGCCGCCATCTCGCCCGAGCTCACCCCCGGGGTGCGGGCCGTGTTGACCGTCGAGGGGTCGATGGCCTCCCGGGACGGGGTGGGCGGGACGGCTCCGATCCGGGTCGCCGAGCAACTGGACGCCCTGCGGGCAGTGATCGCCGCGGACCGCGAATGGCTGGCGCGGCCCTGA
- a CDS encoding arginine repressor, giving the protein MTTINVPATKAARHGRITDLIRDSAIRSQGELMALLESEGVHTTQATLSRDLEELGALKLRGVDGGAPIYVIPEDGSPRPMAGGTSRLARLFSELLLSYDTSGNLVVLRTPPGAAQFLASAIDRAALVDVIGTIAGDDTILVVARAGLSGEELGQRLAAYSQSHPD; this is encoded by the coding sequence ATGACGACCATCAACGTCCCGGCCACCAAGGCGGCCCGGCACGGCCGGATCACCGACCTGATCCGGGACAGCGCCATCCGCTCCCAGGGCGAGCTGATGGCGCTGCTGGAGTCCGAGGGGGTGCACACCACCCAGGCCACGCTGTCCAGGGATCTTGAGGAGCTCGGCGCGCTCAAGCTCCGGGGCGTCGACGGCGGAGCCCCCATCTACGTCATCCCCGAGGACGGCTCACCTCGTCCGATGGCCGGTGGAACCTCCCGCCTGGCCAGACTTTTCAGTGAACTGCTGCTCTCCTACGACACCTCCGGCAACCTGGTGGTGCTGCGTACCCCGCCCGGGGCGGCACAGTTCCTTGCGTCGGCGATCGACCGCGCGGCCCTGGTCGACGTCATCGGGACCATCGCCGGGGATGACACCATCCTGGTGGTGGCCAGAGCCGGCCTGTCCGGCGAGGAACTGGGCCAGCGGTTGGCGGCCTACTCGCAGAGCCATCCGGACTGA